From the genome of Desulfovibrio aminophilus:
GAAGAGGACCCGGCCCTGGACCGGCAGGAGCACGGGCTCCTCCGCGGGCTCGGGCCGCTCCAGGGTCGCGGCCCGGGGCAGGAAGACGTGGAAGGCCGACCCCCGGCCGGGCTCGCTGGTCACGCTCACCGCCCCGTCATGGCGCTTGACGATGCCGTGCACCACGGCCAGGCCCATGCCCGTGCCCTCCCCCGGCTTCTTGGTGGTGAAGAACGGGTCGAAAATGCGCTCCTGCACCTCGGGCGGCATGCCGTGGCCGGTGTCGCTCACCGAAAGCCGCACGAAGAACCGGCCGTCTCCCAGGCCCTCGGCCGGAACGGGCCCGCCCGTCTCGTCCGCGTCGGCCAAGGTCACGGTCAGGGCGCCGCCGGTCTGGCGCATGGCGTGGGCCGCGTTGGCGCAGAGGTTGAGCAGGATCTGGTGCACCTGGGTGGGGTCGGCCAGGACCATGTCCTCGCGGGCCCGCAGCTCGGTCTGGATGGCCACGTTGGCGGGCAGGCTGGAACGCAGGAGTTTGAGGGCCTCCTTCACCAGGGGGCCGAGCTTCAGGCTCTGCCGCTCCTGGGGACCCTGACGGCTGAAGTTGAGGATCTGGTTCACCAGGTCCCGGGCCCGGCTGCCCGCGGCCAGGATCTCGCCCACCCGGCGCTCCAGGCCCGGATCGTTGCCCGCGCGGTTGAGCACGAGCTCGGCATAGCCCATCATCACGCCGAGAATGTTGTTGAAATCGTGGGCGATGCCCCCGGCCAGGGTGCCCAGGGCCTCCATCTTCTGGGCCAGGCGGAGCTGGTTCTCCAGGGCGCGGCGCTCGGTGATGTCGTAGAAATAGCCCCGTATTTCGCGCAGCTCGCCGTCGCTCCCCAGCACGCCGTCGAAGCTGCCGATGAGAAAGAGCGGCTCCCGGCCCCGGCCCCGGTGGACCAACTCCAGATTGCGCAGCCTGCGCCCGGCGCAGGCCAGGTCCAGGAGGGAGACGGAGTCGCCGCGCTCGAACTCCAGGGACTGGAAGTCGAAGCCCCGGGCCTCGCGCACCGAGGAGTAGCCGAACAGGCGGGCGAAGGATTCGTTGCAGTCGAGGATGGCCCCGTCGGGACCGGCCACGAAGTTGCCGGTGATGTCCTCATCGAAGAGCACGCGGTAGCGCTCCTCGCTCATGCGCAGCCGGGACATGACCTGGGCCCGCTCGGCGATGTCGCGGCGCAGCTGCTCGTTGGCCTCGTTCAGCTCCCGGGTGCGGGCCTCGACCCGCTGGAGCAGGGTCTCGTTCAGCTCGCGCAGCTTCTTCTCGGTGTGCCACTTGCTGCACAGGGACATGGCCAGCTGGCGCAATTCCTGGGCCCGAAAGGGCTTGTGCAGGAAGAGGAGCTTTTCCGGCGGCGGGATGCGCAGGTTCAGCTCGCGCAGGGTCACGTCCGCGTAGGCCGTGACCATGACGATCTCCACGTCCTGGTCCATGGCGCGCAGCCGCTCGGCGGCCCAGACCCCGTCCGGCCCCTCGGACAGGCGCACGTCCATGAGGGCCACGGCGAACGGCCTGGCCTCGGCCACGGCCTCTTCGGCCCGGGCCACGGCCTCCTCGGCCCGGGAGCAGAGCGCGACCTCGAAGCGCGGCCGCTCCTGGCCCGCCTCCGAGGCCTCGCCGGGGCTGGAGAACAGGGCTTCCAGCACGGAGGCCTCCTCGGCCTCCACACAGAGGATGTCGCGATAGAGAGTGAGCATGCCCGGCTCGTCGTCCAGGGCCAGCACGCGGTAGACGGTCTGCCCGTCGACGGACAAGGCGGCGCTCCTTGGTTCGGTGGTCGGCCTCCCGCCGGGGCGGGATTTCAGGCCGAGAATAGGGCATCAAGGGGAAAAATGGAAGCGGGGGAAGATCCGGCCCGCCCCCGAATGGCGTGCGGACGGGGGGACGTACCGCGCGCCAGGGGCGGGCCGGGTGGGGGGGAGAGACGGATTCAGAGCCCCGCCAGCACGGGGACTGCCGGCGCGTGCTCCCGGCGGTACAGGGCGGCGTGGTCCAGGTTCAAGGCCCGCAGCACGTCGGGCCGGGCCTCGGCGGCCGCGTGGGCGCTGGCGTAGCTGCCCGCCAGGACGCGATGCCAGACACCGCGTTCGGGGAGGTCCACGCGGCAGACGTCGGCCTGGATGCCCTTGCCGCGCAGGCGCTCCACGTAACGCCGCGCGTCGGCCTCCTCCTTCCAGGAGCCCACGTGCACGCCCCAGGCGCCTTCCGCCCGGGGCCCGGTCTCGCGGACCTCATGCCGGGGC
Proteins encoded in this window:
- a CDS encoding response regulator, giving the protein MSVDGQTVYRVLALDDEPGMLTLYRDILCVEAEEASVLEALFSSPGEASEAGQERPRFEVALCSRAEEAVARAEEAVAEARPFAVALMDVRLSEGPDGVWAAERLRAMDQDVEIVMVTAYADVTLRELNLRIPPPEKLLFLHKPFRAQELRQLAMSLCSKWHTEKKLRELNETLLQRVEARTRELNEANEQLRRDIAERAQVMSRLRMSEERYRVLFDEDITGNFVAGPDGAILDCNESFARLFGYSSVREARGFDFQSLEFERGDSVSLLDLACAGRRLRNLELVHRGRGREPLFLIGSFDGVLGSDGELREIRGYFYDITERRALENQLRLAQKMEALGTLAGGIAHDFNNILGVMMGYAELVLNRAGNDPGLERRVGEILAAGSRARDLVNQILNFSRQGPQERQSLKLGPLVKEALKLLRSSLPANVAIQTELRAREDMVLADPTQVHQILLNLCANAAHAMRQTGGALTVTLADADETGGPVPAEGLGDGRFFVRLSVSDTGHGMPPEVQERIFDPFFTTKKPGEGTGMGLAVVHGIVKRHDGAVSVTSEPGRGSAFHVFLPRAATLERPEPAEEPVLLPVQGRVLFVDDEKPLVDIGREMLEGFGFEVVARTSSVEALEAFRYRPGDFDLVLSDQTMPNMTGLELAKEILRIRPDIPIVLCTGFSEGLSYDHLRSLGIADCIMKPMLKRQLVECVSRLLGRDAGKKAGSGGKRGGRTSGRGRRAPRST